A single Chryseobacterium sp. DNA region contains:
- a CDS encoding NAD-dependent epimerase/dehydratase family protein encodes MVFVTGATGILGRIIVLELLKRGKKVRASKRPGSNLNEVRHSYSFYTENPDDFFNKIEWIDVDFDDLNTLQAALEGVEEVYHCAGKVSFHPKDEKEMYHTNIKGTENLLYACEGSGVKKFLHVSSVAVLDNFNEKGELDEDSDFNPKLEHSAYAISKHLSEMEVWRASAEGLNVSVINPGMIVGSGNWSQSSGELFSTFENNSFTFAGGSAYVDVRDVAQIAVELLEHNIFGERFIIVSENKRYAELGKQIRTRLGLKEAKILTEAQLNIGRLANTLFGWLIPKLRMVTKSNIEAISSFNTISNHKIKEKLNYQFIPIKESIDFHLNNYINDKKLKK; translated from the coding sequence ATGGTTTTTGTAACAGGTGCAACCGGAATTCTGGGAAGAATAATTGTACTGGAACTTCTTAAAAGAGGTAAAAAGGTGCGTGCTTCCAAAAGACCGGGCAGCAATTTAAACGAAGTAAGGCATTCATACAGCTTTTATACTGAGAATCCTGATGATTTTTTTAATAAGATCGAATGGATAGATGTAGATTTTGATGATCTTAATACGCTGCAGGCCGCTTTGGAAGGAGTGGAGGAAGTATATCACTGTGCGGGCAAGGTAAGTTTTCATCCTAAAGATGAAAAAGAAATGTACCATACCAACATCAAAGGTACAGAAAACTTACTGTATGCCTGTGAAGGATCAGGTGTAAAAAAGTTTCTGCATGTAAGTTCCGTTGCTGTGCTGGATAATTTTAATGAAAAAGGCGAGTTGGATGAAGATTCTGACTTCAATCCAAAGCTTGAGCATTCAGCATATGCCATTTCTAAGCATCTGTCTGAAATGGAAGTCTGGAGAGCTTCTGCAGAAGGGCTGAACGTATCGGTCATCAATCCCGGAATGATCGTAGGAAGCGGCAACTGGAGCCAAAGCAGTGGTGAGCTTTTTTCGACTTTTGAAAATAACAGTTTTACATTTGCCGGAGGTTCCGCCTACGTAGATGTAAGGGACGTTGCCCAAATTGCGGTAGAACTGCTGGAACATAATATTTTTGGAGAACGCTTTATCATTGTTTCTGAAAATAAAAGATATGCAGAACTTGGAAAGCAGATCAGAACCCGGTTAGGACTTAAAGAGGCCAAAATACTGACAGAAGCGCAGCTCAATATCGGAAGACTGGCCAATACCCTTTTCGGATGGCTGATTCCCAAACTGAGAATGGTCACCAAATCAAATATTGAAGCCATTTCTTCATTCAATACCATTTCCAATCACAAAATCAAAGAGAAACTGAATTATCAGTTTATTCCTATAAAAGAAAGCATCGACTTTCACCTGAACAATTATATTAACGACAAAAAGCTGAAGAAATGA
- a CDS encoding long-chain fatty acid--CoA ligase, translating into MNLAEAIILKNVEKHPVKAAIGFKKKDEAWKELSWKKFSEIIFKTANALKDAGVQEDDRVAIYSDNSSEWMIFDLASMAIGAVTVPIYSTNNAEQAEYIINDSGAKVVLVGNQVQYDACLDLLAKENNSLETIVVSKKSVWIKKEFNSFYLEDFIAKSSPKSEICKKEDNDTATLIYTSGTTGIPKGVMLTHGNFIKAFDSHFEFFTFKNFEEELSLAFLPLSHVFERSWSLLCLYGGARVYFLEDPKNVAKALEEVKPTTMCAVPRFFQKVYAGVLEKAEEGSAFKKKIFNWALKTGWQTAELRRNETAIPFGLKIRESIADMLVFSKIKAKMGGRLWFLPCGGASLSPEVTKFFESVGIHVTVGYGLTETTATLTLFPLTHFEHGTSGKPLPGVELRIGESDEIQAKGNGIMKGYYNRPEETGKVFTEDGWFKTGDAGKFDDKGNLIITDRIKDLMKTSNGKYVAPQQIENLLTNNNFIQQIMLIAEGRQFVSALIVPNFEFLQDFIKKNNIPFTSWEEAVKNDNVISFYKDKVKELQSHLADYEKVKKFTLMPAEFDINTGEITPTLKVKRNVVIKKYADIIEKMY; encoded by the coding sequence ATGAATCTGGCAGAGGCAATTATCCTTAAAAATGTAGAAAAACATCCTGTAAAAGCTGCCATTGGCTTTAAAAAGAAAGATGAAGCCTGGAAAGAGCTGAGCTGGAAAAAATTCAGTGAAATTATTTTTAAAACGGCCAATGCTTTGAAAGATGCCGGAGTTCAGGAAGATGACAGAGTCGCCATTTATTCAGATAACTCTTCTGAGTGGATGATCTTTGATCTGGCTTCTATGGCCATCGGAGCGGTCACCGTTCCGATCTATTCAACCAATAATGCCGAGCAGGCTGAATATATCATTAATGATTCGGGAGCTAAAGTTGTTTTGGTAGGAAACCAGGTTCAGTATGATGCCTGCCTGGATCTTTTAGCAAAAGAAAATAATAGTCTGGAAACCATTGTTGTTTCTAAGAAATCTGTATGGATAAAGAAAGAATTCAACAGTTTTTATCTTGAGGATTTCATTGCGAAATCTTCTCCAAAATCAGAAATCTGTAAAAAAGAAGATAACGATACGGCAACGCTGATTTATACATCCGGAACTACCGGTATACCGAAAGGAGTTATGCTTACTCATGGCAATTTTATCAAAGCCTTTGACTCCCACTTTGAATTTTTTACATTTAAAAACTTTGAGGAAGAACTGTCACTGGCATTTTTACCATTAAGCCATGTTTTTGAAAGAAGCTGGAGCCTGCTTTGCCTTTACGGAGGAGCAAGGGTTTATTTCCTTGAAGATCCTAAAAATGTAGCAAAGGCGCTGGAGGAAGTAAAGCCTACCACCATGTGTGCCGTACCCAGGTTTTTCCAGAAAGTCTATGCCGGAGTATTGGAAAAAGCAGAGGAAGGTTCCGCATTCAAGAAAAAAATATTTAACTGGGCTCTGAAGACAGGCTGGCAAACGGCTGAGCTGAGAAGAAATGAAACGGCAATTCCTTTTGGTTTGAAAATCAGGGAATCTATTGCAGATATGTTGGTGTTCAGTAAGATCAAAGCAAAAATGGGCGGAAGATTATGGTTTTTACCTTGTGGTGGAGCCTCTTTATCGCCGGAGGTTACCAAATTCTTTGAATCGGTGGGCATTCACGTAACAGTAGGGTATGGTTTAACAGAAACGACAGCTACCTTAACGCTTTTCCCTTTAACGCATTTTGAGCATGGAACCAGTGGGAAGCCGCTTCCGGGAGTAGAACTCCGTATCGGAGAAAGCGATGAGATCCAGGCAAAAGGAAACGGGATTATGAAGGGATATTACAACAGGCCTGAAGAGACCGGGAAAGTTTTTACTGAGGATGGCTGGTTTAAAACAGGAGATGCAGGGAAGTTTGATGATAAAGGAAACCTGATCATTACAGACCGTATCAAAGATCTGATGAAAACCTCCAATGGGAAATATGTGGCTCCGCAGCAGATTGAAAACCTGCTGACGAATAATAATTTTATCCAGCAGATCATGCTGATTGCAGAAGGAAGACAATTTGTTTCCGCGCTGATCGTCCCTAACTTTGAGTTCCTGCAGGACTTTATCAAAAAAAATAATATTCCTTTTACCAGCTGGGAAGAAGCGGTGAAAAATGATAATGTGATCAGCTTTTATAAAGACAAAGTTAAAGAATTACAAAGTCACCTTGCCGATTATGAGAAAGTGAAAAAATTCACCCTGATGCCGGCAGAATTTGATATCAATACAGGAGAAATTACTCCTACTTTGAAGGTCAAAAGAAATGTGGTGATAAAAAAATATGCCGATATTATTGAAAAGATGTATTAA
- a CDS encoding diphosphomevalonate decarboxylase: MTTQEFIGKQDFTIHTQTVSESCPSNIALIKYWGKYDNQIPANPSISYTLNHCKTNTSMEFIADEAFSVQTFLAGNEEVKFAEKIEKYFRTIERYLPWILKGKYMIRTENTFPHSSGIASSASGFGAIAKCLMSLDEVFTGKSSEEESLRKASFLARLGSGSACRSLYNGLVVWGETDEVENSSDLFAVPYPDAEIHDIFKNFNDWVLLIHEGQKSVSSTVGHGLMKTNPYAERRFQEARENFVPMKEILKSGNMEQFITLVEHEALTLHAMMMMSDPAFILMKTGTLEVINKIWDFRRDTGLSLFFTLDAGANVHLLFPNGGSEEKITAFIEEELLQHTQKNGVVKDIMRF; encoded by the coding sequence ATGACAACACAAGAATTTATAGGAAAACAAGACTTTACCATCCATACCCAAACCGTTTCAGAGAGCTGCCCGTCCAATATTGCCCTTATTAAATACTGGGGGAAATATGACAACCAGATTCCTGCAAATCCAAGTATCAGTTATACCTTAAATCATTGTAAAACGAATACCTCCATGGAATTTATCGCAGATGAGGCTTTCTCTGTTCAGACGTTCCTGGCTGGAAATGAAGAAGTGAAGTTTGCTGAAAAAATAGAAAAATACTTCAGAACTATCGAACGTTACCTTCCATGGATTTTAAAGGGAAAATATATGATCCGAACTGAGAATACCTTTCCGCATAGTTCCGGTATTGCCAGTTCTGCTTCAGGATTTGGAGCAATCGCAAAGTGCCTGATGAGTCTGGATGAAGTATTTACAGGAAAATCTTCGGAGGAAGAATCCTTGAGAAAAGCTTCATTTTTAGCAAGATTGGGAAGTGGAAGCGCATGCAGAAGTTTATACAACGGGCTTGTGGTGTGGGGAGAGACGGATGAGGTGGAAAATAGCTCAGACTTATTTGCTGTACCGTATCCCGATGCTGAAATCCATGATATTTTTAAAAATTTTAACGACTGGGTTTTACTGATCCATGAAGGGCAGAAAAGTGTTTCTTCAACAGTGGGACACGGACTGATGAAGACCAATCCTTACGCGGAAAGAAGATTCCAGGAAGCCAGGGAGAATTTTGTTCCGATGAAAGAGATCCTGAAAAGCGGGAATATGGAACAGTTCATTACATTGGTTGAACATGAGGCATTGACGCTTCATGCGATGATGATGATGAGTGATCCCGCCTTTATTCTGATGAAAACGGGAACGCTGGAAGTGATCAATAAGATCTGGGATTTTAGGAGGGATACAGGATTGTCTCTATTCTTTACCTTAGATGCGGGCGCCAATGTACATCTTTTATTCCCGAACGGCGGCTCAGAAGAAAAAATCACAGCATTTATTGAAGAAGAGTTGCTTCAGCATACCCAGAAGAATGGAGTAGTGAAGGATATAATGAGGTTTTAA